From Burkholderia sp. WP9, a single genomic window includes:
- the bcsB gene encoding cellulose biosynthesis cyclic di-GMP-binding regulatory protein BcsB, with protein MRNRMAKGNIERSIHERSGTGLQTRRIGRPGSHRLMRGLACWLALQTALAAPLASAAEVVAAAGASSAGAIQSAAGTVHGAPATSAAPVATGVGSVPAPSAAVPYDPNTIAQAQLATPTPALAASSVKALGIKTPTTAEPGTLVPGGRRQTLTFADLGALDPLQLRGTDGQNGVAFSVRGDEVVTGAVLHLVYSYSPALLANISQLKVLVNGEVAATLPVPHEQAGMLVARDVSIDPRFITEFNHLNVQLIGHYTTSCEDPANSSLWATVSNASSLDLTYASLASKPDLAALPQPFFDRRDVRRLELPFVFPQKPGNATLEAGGIVASWFGALAGYRGAVFPAQLDNAPLSGNAVVFATSDQRPAGITIPAISGPTIAVVDREAPARGKLLLVLGRTEAELKTAAKSLGIGQNTLTGQSATITQLNELTPRAPYDAPNWLPTNRPVHFGELADPRDLTVSGYDADAVHVNLRVPPDLFMWHTKGVPIDLRYRYTVRPLRDRSSLNVSVNNGFVQALPIPAESASVFELSHYFGRVLPDKTAEARRTVHIPPLLLTPRAQVRLHFYYDIPNTGECHGRLLDNVVGAIDPNSTIDLSSFPHYMALPDLAAFANSGFPFTRMADLSETAVILPNDADSSDYSLYLLTMGRMGTSTGYPVMGVTVGTADDADKFANKDLLIFGAPGKQPLLQRWAKSMPFSSDGDSRTFQLSDIAFKLEDWWHGERGVERTPARADLTLVSSNGDALLTGFESPLQKNRSAVALVSAAGQSDADLSAALLDADVLPQIQGAMAVIHGRTVTITSNGEAYYVGHLSPQEYLRWALSSHPLLLMLGGVLAALIIAGLFYRTLRSIAARRLKD; from the coding sequence ATGCGCAACAGGATGGCGAAGGGCAACATCGAACGCTCGATTCACGAGCGCAGTGGGACTGGATTGCAGACGCGCCGCATCGGACGCCCCGGCTCGCATCGGCTGATGCGCGGCCTCGCATGCTGGCTCGCGTTGCAGACGGCATTGGCCGCGCCGCTCGCGTCAGCGGCGGAAGTCGTGGCGGCTGCGGGCGCCAGTTCGGCCGGCGCGATTCAGAGCGCGGCGGGCACCGTGCATGGCGCGCCGGCCACGTCCGCTGCTCCGGTCGCGACCGGTGTCGGTAGCGTGCCCGCGCCGAGTGCCGCGGTGCCCTACGATCCGAACACGATCGCGCAGGCTCAACTGGCCACGCCGACGCCGGCGCTCGCCGCGTCGTCGGTGAAAGCGTTGGGCATCAAAACGCCGACCACCGCAGAGCCGGGCACGCTGGTGCCGGGCGGCCGCCGTCAAACGCTGACCTTCGCCGACCTCGGCGCGCTCGACCCGCTGCAACTGCGCGGCACCGACGGCCAGAACGGCGTGGCGTTCTCCGTGCGCGGCGACGAAGTGGTGACGGGCGCGGTCCTGCATCTGGTCTACAGCTACTCGCCCGCGCTGCTCGCGAATATCTCGCAGCTCAAGGTGCTGGTGAACGGCGAAGTCGCCGCCACCCTGCCCGTGCCGCACGAGCAGGCCGGTATGCTGGTGGCGCGCGACGTCTCGATCGATCCGCGCTTCATCACCGAATTCAACCACCTGAACGTGCAGTTGATCGGCCATTACACGACGAGTTGCGAAGACCCCGCCAACTCCTCGCTGTGGGCGACCGTCAGCAATGCGAGTTCACTCGATCTGACGTATGCGTCGCTCGCCAGCAAGCCGGATCTGGCGGCGTTGCCGCAGCCGTTCTTCGACCGCCGCGACGTGCGCCGTCTCGAGTTACCGTTCGTGTTCCCGCAAAAGCCGGGTAACGCCACGCTCGAAGCGGGCGGCATTGTGGCGTCGTGGTTCGGCGCGCTCGCCGGTTATCGCGGCGCGGTGTTTCCGGCGCAACTGGACAACGCGCCGCTGTCGGGCAACGCCGTGGTGTTCGCCACCTCGGATCAACGTCCGGCCGGTATCACGATTCCGGCGATTTCCGGCCCGACCATCGCCGTGGTCGATCGCGAAGCGCCGGCGCGCGGCAAGCTGCTGCTCGTGCTCGGGCGCACCGAGGCCGAACTGAAAACCGCCGCGAAGTCGCTCGGCATCGGCCAGAACACCTTGACCGGCCAGAGCGCGACGATCACGCAGTTGAACGAACTCACGCCACGCGCGCCGTACGACGCGCCGAACTGGCTGCCTACCAACCGTCCGGTGCATTTCGGCGAACTTGCCGATCCGCGCGATCTGACCGTGTCCGGCTACGACGCCGACGCCGTGCACGTGAATCTGCGCGTGCCGCCCGATCTGTTCATGTGGCACACCAAGGGCGTGCCGATCGATCTGCGCTATCGCTACACGGTACGTCCGTTGCGCGATCGTTCTTCGCTGAACGTGAGCGTGAACAACGGCTTCGTGCAGGCGCTGCCGATTCCGGCCGAATCCGCCTCGGTGTTCGAGCTGAGCCATTACTTCGGCCGCGTGTTGCCGGACAAGACTGCCGAAGCGCGCCGTACCGTGCATATTCCGCCGCTGCTTCTGACGCCGCGCGCGCAGGTGCGCCTGCACTTCTATTACGACATTCCGAATACCGGCGAATGTCACGGGCGTCTGCTCGACAACGTGGTGGGCGCGATCGACCCGAACTCGACGATCGACCTCTCGTCGTTCCCGCACTACATGGCGCTGCCCGATCTGGCCGCGTTCGCCAATAGCGGTTTCCCTTTCACGCGCATGGCGGACCTCTCCGAGACCGCGGTGATCCTGCCGAACGACGCCGATTCGAGCGACTACAGCCTGTACCTGCTGACCATGGGCCGGATGGGCACCTCCACCGGCTATCCGGTCATGGGCGTGACGGTAGGCACCGCCGACGACGCCGACAAGTTCGCCAACAAGGACCTGCTGATTTTCGGCGCGCCGGGCAAGCAACCGCTGCTGCAGCGCTGGGCGAAGTCGATGCCGTTCTCCAGCGACGGCGACTCGCGCACCTTCCAGCTCTCCGACATCGCCTTCAAACTCGAGGACTGGTGGCATGGCGAACGCGGCGTCGAGCGCACACCCGCGCGCGCCGATCTGACGCTGGTGAGTTCGAACGGCGACGCGCTGCTGACCGGTTTCGAATCGCCGCTGCAGAAGAACCGCAGCGCCGTCGCACTGGTGAGCGCGGCCGGGCAGTCGGACGCGGACCTGTCCGCGGCGCTGCTCGACGCCGACGTGCTGCCGCAGATTCAAGGCGCGATGGCCGTGATCCACGGCCGCACCGTCACTATCACCTCGAACGGCGAAGCGTATTACGTCGGCCACCTGTCGCCGCAGGAGTATCTGCGCTGGGCGCTGTCGTCGCATCCGTTGCTGTTGATGCTGGGCGGCGTGCTCGCCGCGCTGATCATCGCGGGCCTGTTCTACCGGACGCTGCGCTCGATCGCCGCGCGCCGCCTGAAGGACTAA
- the bcsZ gene encoding cellulose synthase complex periplasmic endoglucanase BcsZ, protein MRVRINKTIGLALTLGLAASASFGNIVKVAQSTAAPGVCGDWSGYRAFVERFVQADGRVIDYSTPTQQTTSEGQSYALFFALVANDRATFDRLLGWTRSNLAGNQFDAQNMRLPSWLWGRKTDGSYGVLDPNSASDSDLWIAYDLLQAGRLWHEAGYTQLGEALAAQIARQEITTLPGVGPMLLPGPQGFKNGGVTRLNPSYLPLPVLRALAHEMPNGPWGKLAESAYKLVKTTAPQGFAPDWAAWQNGQFVVDPKNGDTGSYDAIRVYLWAGLASPADPLAKPWLAALGGMRARVAQTGIPPEKVSSTTGAASGEGPLSYWGALAPYFKALGDEHGLGLARTHLAALDAAVPGREPVYYDRVLGLFGTGFIDGRYRFDEAGRLVPSWRNACD, encoded by the coding sequence ATGCGGGTTCGAATCAACAAGACAATCGGCCTCGCGCTGACGCTCGGGCTGGCGGCGTCGGCGAGTTTCGGCAATATCGTGAAAGTGGCGCAGAGCACCGCCGCACCCGGCGTGTGCGGCGACTGGAGCGGTTATCGCGCGTTCGTCGAACGCTTCGTGCAGGCCGACGGCCGCGTGATCGACTACTCCACGCCGACCCAGCAAACCACCTCCGAAGGCCAGTCGTACGCGCTCTTCTTCGCGCTGGTCGCCAACGACCGCGCCACTTTCGACCGCCTGCTCGGCTGGACCCGCAGCAATCTCGCGGGCAATCAGTTCGACGCGCAAAACATGCGGCTGCCGTCGTGGCTATGGGGCAGAAAAACGGACGGCTCGTACGGCGTGCTCGATCCGAATTCCGCCTCGGACTCCGACTTGTGGATCGCCTACGATCTGCTGCAAGCGGGCCGGCTGTGGCACGAAGCGGGTTATACGCAATTGGGCGAGGCGCTCGCCGCGCAGATCGCGCGTCAGGAAATAACCACGCTGCCGGGCGTCGGGCCAATGCTGCTGCCCGGGCCGCAAGGCTTCAAAAATGGCGGCGTGACGCGCCTGAATCCGAGCTATCTGCCGCTGCCGGTGCTGCGCGCGCTCGCGCACGAGATGCCGAACGGCCCGTGGGGCAAGCTCGCCGAGAGCGCGTACAAGCTCGTCAAGACCACCGCGCCGCAAGGCTTCGCGCCCGACTGGGCGGCCTGGCAGAACGGCCAGTTCGTGGTCGATCCGAAAAACGGCGACACCGGCAGTTACGACGCGATCCGCGTCTATCTGTGGGCCGGTCTCGCCTCGCCGGCCGATCCGCTCGCCAAACCGTGGCTCGCGGCGCTCGGCGGCATGCGCGCGCGCGTCGCGCAAACCGGCATTCCGCCCGAGAAGGTCTCATCGACCACCGGCGCGGCGAGCGGCGAAGGACCGCTCAGCTACTGGGGTGCGCTAGCGCCGTATTTCAAGGCGCTCGGCGACGAGCACGGGCTCGGCCTCGCGCGCACGCATCTCGCCGCGCTCGACGCCGCCGTGCCGGGCCGCGAACCGGTTTACTACGATCGTGTGCTGGGCTTGTTCGGCACGGGTTTCATCGACGGCCGCTATCGTTTCGACGAAGCCGGACGTCTCGTGCCGAGTTGGAGAAACGCATGCGATTGA